From the Lathyrus oleraceus cultivar Zhongwan6 chromosome 3, CAAS_Psat_ZW6_1.0, whole genome shotgun sequence genome, the window atggatccacccaacgctgacattctcgagctgaaagagaagatgagtgagttgatcaacgtcatgcaagggttcgccttggggcagaaagcacttgttgagaaggtggagaagcttgagcgggcttcggttgccaatagtggcaataatcaagagggtatctccaacaatggtcttggtggttctagggatggtggcgATCCCAGGAGGAAGGCAACTAATGATGGGGTATTcatcaacaatggtggtggttttggtttcGCTGCAGGCGGTGGACCAGGTCCTGTGGGCAATACtctgaaggataatcagtttcctcctttctttggggctgtggaggataaagaagaagatcagttctctgtgctgaacgagcaatttggtcagtatggtgttcaaccaccgaacaaagagattcaggtactGGCAGAAAAGAccagggctctggaaagccatacctctcctggggctatcaatatgacaaacatggggttggttgaggggattgtgatcccacaaaagttcaaagtgcccacgtttgataagtacaatgggagttcttgcccggaaacttatcttcaggcctttgtccgaaagatatctgcctacaccatggatcagaagctctggatgtacttcttccaggatagcttatctggtgggtctcttgagtggtataccaagttgagatcatcagatataaagagctggcaggatttaggagatgctttctttaaacagtaccaattcaatgctgacatggcacctagtcgtacccagttgcagggtatgtctcagaagccgaatgaagggtttaaagagtatgcacaaaggtggagagagttggctgccagagttcaaccaccgttagtggatcgggagatgtctaatctgttcatgggtacccttcaggggacttttgcggaaaggatggtgggttgtcccgtcactggttttgcagacatagtagtggctggcgagagaattgaaagctggttaaaaatgggaaagatacagggaaatgcttcatcatctggatcgaagaagccatttgggaacggtcagcgtaagaaggagggtggcacgagtgttgtgtatgcccaaagaggacatggtagggatcgttactatCAGCATaatgctgcagtaacaattcctgctgataatcaacctgcacaacagcaacaacaacagcaacaacaacggcagccatttcagcagagaacacaacgggtcgggtatcaagtgagaggaaggatgagtgatcgtcagtttgataggccacccgtgacatatgcctttctgttgaagaagttaaaagatcttgggttggtccagctgaggacgttggctccggtaAGACCAGATCAAAGGCCtgcaagttatgatgagaacgccaagtgcgaattccattctggtgctcccgggcataatgttgaggattgcaaagcctttaagcatgtcgtccaagacttggtggattccaaggccatcaattttgcaccatcgccgaacgttaatgctaatcccatgtcgACGCATGGTCAGGTGGGGGTGAATGCAAATTCTGAGGATgcagatcgcgtctgtgcggtgggtgaagagatcgacagtgactgcgagctcgactcatggataaaaccgtgcgtaccagggatggagatccagaactggaaggccgaaaagatcatcactgtcactctgcgtgaagagtaatatttctgtttttcaattttgtttgcatgaaagccatacgttttgctcgaaacgtaatggtccattgtaagggccatctcatgtgtttcattttgcattaTTTTCATCAGTAATTTCGGAAgttttcacattaaaagcggtgttccctgtttttcatttatttttgcagtttaataaaaataaaataaaaatggcaatgtttattttcattttttcctTTTAATCTGTCTCATCCcgactctaaagcaatgcatgaatcaacattcatgcagatgcgatctttctccagatctcatcgataacaatcctgttacatcctcatatgacttcgacaatccgatccatcatgccgaagaagaaggcgaagaagattgtgaactgccggaagaattagccaggttgttaaagcaagaggagaaggtgattcaaccgcacgaggagcaagtcgagattgttaatctgggtaccgaggaggtcagaaaggaagtaaaggttggggccgctttggaggtgaatgtcaagaacagaatggtagcactgttgaaagagtatgttgatatcttcgtctggtcttatcaagatatgccagggttggataccgatatcgttgtacacaagttgccattgagagaagattgtcctccagtaaagcagaagttgcgcagaactcgacccaagatggccatgaaaatcaaagaggaagtgcaaaagcagttggatgctggtttcctagctgtcactaattatccgccttgggttgcgaacattgtgccggtgccgaagaaggatggaaaggtaaggatgtgtgtggactaccaggatttgaacagagctaacccgaaagatgatttcccattacctcacatcgatgtgttggtagataatacggctcaattctcggtgttttccttcatggatggcttttctggctataatcaaattaaaatgtcgccagatgatatggagaaaacaacgttcatcacaccatggggcactttttgttttaaggtgatgccattcggtctcaagaacgtcggtgccacatatcaaagagctatggtgactttgtttcatgatatgattcatcatgaaatcgaatgctatgttgatgacatgatagcaaagtcccaaacagaagaggggcatttggtagacttggccaagttgtttgaccggttgagacaattcagattgaggttgaatccgaataagtgcactttcggagtgcggtccggtaagttgctggggtttattgtaagtgaaagaggaatcgaggttgatcctgccaaagtaaaagcgatacaagaaatgcctgaaccgagaacagagaaggaggttcatggtttcttaggtaggttgaactacatttcacggttcatatctcatctaacggccacgtgtgaacccatattcaagttgttgagaaaagatcaaacggtcaggtggaatgaagattgcCAAGCGACattcgaaaaaataaaagaatatttgcaggagcctccgattctgatgcctcctgtggagggatgaccgttaatcctgtacttgacagtccttgaggggtctatggggtgtgtactgggacagcatgacgagtctggtcgaaaagagcatgcaatttactaccttagcaaaaagtttaccgattgtgaaacaagatattcactgctcaagaaaacttgttgtgctttggcatgggttgctcgccgactgagacagtatatgctggttcataccactttattggtttccaagatggatccgatcaagtatatatttgagaagccagcattgaccggacgggttgcgagatggaaaatgattttgactgaatatgatatccagtacacttctcaaaaggcaatcaaggggagtgtattgtctgattacctcgcccagcaacccattgaggattatcaaccgatgaaatttgagttccctgatgaggacatcatgtttctcaaatcgaaagattgtgaggaaccgatcccggaggaggggcctgaccctgagtccgaatggattttgatgtttgatggggccgttaacgtgaatggtagcggagttggtgttgttttggttatGCCGAAGGGgtcccacattccttttgctgcctggctaacatttgaatgcaccaataatgtggctgaatacgaagcttgtatcttgggtgtcgaagaggcgattgatttgcggatcaaaaaccttgttatttatggagattcagctttggttgtgaaccaggttaacgggaagtggtatacgcatcaatctcacttaattccataccgggattatacgaggagattgttgacgttcttcaccaaggtggaaatacaccatgtgccgagagaggaaaatcctttagcagatgctttggctacgctggccgctttgattaaagtgcagtggtggaatcaattccccattgttgaggtgggacgactggatagaccggcttatgtgtttgctgttgaagcAGTGCatgatgatgaaaagccgtggtattatgacatcaaactctatctggagacccaagagtatcccaAGGGAGCgtctaaaaaggaccgaaagactctggggaggttggccatggcgttctatctgaacaaagatggggttttgtacaagaggaaatttgattgggttttgcttagatgtgtcgataacaaagaagcaagccaattgatgaaagaagtgcacgaggggtcgtttggtacccacgccagcgggaatgcgatggtgaaaaagttgctaagggctgggtattactggatgacaatggaggcccagtgtttcaacttcgtgcggaaatgtcataaatgccagatttatgctgacaaggtgcacgtacctccaaacccgttgagtttgatgtcatctccatggccgtttgctatgtggggcattgatatgatcggaaagatcgagcctacggcttcgaatgggcaccggttcatattagtggctattgattacttcaccaaatgggtggaagcggcgtcttatgcaaacgtgacgaaacaggttgTTGCTAGGTTCttgaaaagagacatcatttgcagatatggggttcccgaaagaatcatcactgataatggttctaatctcaacaacaagatgatggcagaactgtgccaggagttcaaaatcgagcatcacaattcttctccttatcgtccgaagatgaatggggtggtcgaggcggctaataagaatattaagaagattgtgcagaaaatggtcgtgacctataaggattggcacgaaatgttgtcgtttgcattgcatgggtatcgaacctcggtgcgtacatctactggggcaacgcctttctcgcttgtgtatgggatggaagcggtgttgccagttgaggtccagattccgtcactgagagtcttgatggatgtgaaattggaagaggctgagtgggtaaggactcggtatgaagagttgagcctgattgaggaaaagaggttggcggccatttgtcatgggcagttgtatcagcaacgAATGAAGTGTGCTTTTGACTGAAAGGTGTGACCTCGTGTGTACCGTGTgagagatatggtgttgaaaagggtccttcctcctcagaatgatcgtcggggcaagtggacacccaattatgaaggtccattcgtggtcaagaaggttttctctggcggagccttgttgttaacgaccatggatggtgaggattttccatcccctgtaaatgcggacgcagttaaaaaatacttcgtataagagacccgctggacgaaaaaaataaaatagtccaggcaaaaatgggcatcccggcgaacaaaaaaaaatgaaaaggttcgggcaaaaattagggataaaaaggaaaaaaactgtacacccggcaagtcgaaaaccccacaagggcggcttgggcaaaaaagggtatcccggtggactgaaaacccgaaagggcggtccaggcaaaagagggaatgaaacgaacaactgcgtctagcatgatcgtttgtactttggttacGACATATGGGTAATCCCTggcagagatcggtcggaagcgtcttgttcagaaggcagaaagcgtagagagtcttgaggacatatgggttgtaaccgggttggaactcgatgagatcccgggttcacattgccattaggatagattttccttttgtgcgtaattacctcttttcagggattgcttcctgtgtattgctcagttacgagctacctctttaaatcaataaaatgcatattcagtcaaataattttgtttttattttcattaccgctttgattgcaaaaaacatccgtttattttgatagagaatctttgcattttgagacataagggtcccttccaatgcatgtttataggattgaaaacttgaaatcttattcggaaggttgagtgacctggatgttgaaattttggcacgcctggggcatgttttatctaacgatctcttttgcaggtgctgttggttattttcactcacttgcaggttgtgatatgaagctttttgacaaaagattcctttgaagttcaatcagggacaaggagttgaggaatggtgtaaagacggcgaaagaattgtgacgatcctagagggttaatcaagaagactcttcaaagtctcaaaaatggaaagttgacactgtggttagatggtgaataccagtgttcgacgagtcgacaggtgttccgtgtcaaatattcTGTATCTCCTTAGCGGGTTCGAGGTCGGCGTTTCCTTGGCAGCTAGGCCTGAAGTTTGatgtttcccctagcagggttgagattgttatttccccagcaggtctgaagGTTGATGTTTCCCCGGTAGGGGTGTGCGTTGGAagttttccccagtgaagtccccaagtggatcgaGTTCAGTGGATGTCATCCCTAGTAAGGATTGTTCTGTCCCCAACAGCAGTGTTATCCCAGGCAGGGTTGAAGATTGGAGAGATATCGAGTTCCTTAACAGAGTTGCTCGTGCtatcccttgagggggatactttttatgcattcatcatttagaaaatcatattgcattgcatcttctcaaattgcgtagcatttccatggttatggagcattacactattgaaaaattcatgcatcagcattgcaagcataagctagtctcgagccgtggttaccgttcgagaattggtttagctggttggtgaagatgttactctgaggagtttggcatcgtgattgTGAATCCACAGTATTCCCCAGTGGTGCGATATTAGGGGGAAATTTTTTTCCGTCGtacggagatggaaatgaagattggataatgttacgcgatcagcgcggaGATTGATCATCAGGAAAAGGAGACGCAGAGTGtcttctggagaatggggttcaaatggagaacggggttcattgtttgacagtaaaaatcaaagaagttttggggGTCCAAGAAAAGCGAAAATAATAACTAAGGGAAAATCCCCAGcagaagtggcattcaggccaatttttccggtattcagactgaagtggcattcaggccaattttccggtattcagaccgaagtggcattcaggccagtttttccggtattcagaccgaagtggcattcaggccaattttccggttttcagaccgaagtggcattcaggccagattttccaatgttcagatcgaagaagtttctgacgttcaggtcgaagcacttgtggcattcaggccagattttccgatgttcagatcgaagaagtttccgacgtttaggtcgaagcacttgtggcattcaggccagttttcccgatgttcagatcgaagaagttttccgacagtcaggtcgacgcaacttgtggcactcaggccagtctctcggtgttcagaccgatattaatcATCTCATATtttccgatgctcagatcgaagtcatttccagtattcagactgatgagcggcattcaggccatggttatttctgtgttaccatttattttggtatccaggttaacattcttttcggtattcaggccgactatcaccgtaccagacagattcttctttcaaagaccacctctttgccgattctgacaggcattgttacttaattcccagcagagtgcaaattgttcgtctgttctttgtattcaaccactcttcaccctgatcatctgaaagccgaggctgttcgtatcgacaggttcacaatggattgaataggggtaactgtaacacctcattttttagagcattaggctttgcatttttgcatatcatatgaaaataagaaggtcatcctcaAAAGTCTTTTtaaaagatggagaagttacatgattcaagcctgagggtctctatggattgatgatcaatcatctgagggtatgggcttcaattagggttttattggttctTCTAAGGTCTGGAGcatcatcttgtttgcaaggatatattaccatcatcatggttctatcagCATCAAGGGTTGCAGagttcattctcaagttcctttggattagggttgtgacctatggtcaaccctaatcaatgccattcttccaatcagggcttctcaaagagatgaggtattttcttgggatgaggatcacatgattgttatgaagagcttacatgagctagggttttatttttgagcaatttccccaagtggtagaggctcaagttcatcaatACATTTCAtggtcatctgaggaccaaaaagtcaactgtgcagtcaactgagggctatgaggtggggaaatgagttgagacacctcagtcatgttcaaaagaggtccatttgtcattctaaacatctatcttgaagattttgaagtcatggcaaaagtttccaaaaatggacaatgacctgtaatttcaagtttccaaaaatggcaagtttctggtccatattcaacttgacttatcaacatcaaagaatttttaaatggatttttggtgaacatgaaagttgtaaatctttgtctcccctttctaaaaagccctaattcatgtccatatgatgaatggttgagaagttatggccaaatgatcacaaggtgtgcatggaagttcaaagtgacataacttttgatacaaagctccaatttggtccattctttttgcaaaatactcctcatgaccaatacttttcaaatgaaccattgccatgcatAGGAGAAGCTTGTATGTTCATTatttcattcatgttcattttggagggaaattccacAATTTGAATTTGGCTTATGGTACAAGCAATTTAATGATTCCATCAGGACCATGGGATAATTTGGAGGGAATTCCAAGCATTGCATGAGATTTGGCACGTGCAATATGGTTACATGAGCTTAATGTGCATTTTTTACAATTTGCCTTATAactccttaatcatgattagcacaaGCCTAATTTTGATTTCATTGTGATTAGTGGATCATATAAATAGCAAACCCTAATCTCATTTgctcataacagaatttgagatctagaattttcattttccctccatttttctctctcttcgaaacTCAAATTTCTCCACACAATTCTTCAATAttcttgcataatcttgttcagcatgcttcattgagcaagaatcaaccattggATTGGACAATTGAATTGGATTTCGAGCAGATCAAGAACACTTTCATGGAaatggatttctgaaattgagctagatctaggTGGTTGCAAGTGGTGATTTGTGCttaaagcttcaaggcaaggttaAGGAAGAAGATTTGGAGATTGTGAGAGCCTGAGGACACGAATTCAGCAACTGCCATTTCCAAGTAGGTTGAAATTGATCCTCTCCTTTTGCTATTTTATGTACATAGAATGATAGATCCTGTTGTGTAGAGAATGTTGATATGCTTAGAATTGAGTTTGGTTAAGTATTGAGCCTGATATGTGAATTGGAAGTTTTCTTCATGATAATGCTTGTGTTTGATCCGTGCAATTCATGATGATTTAGGTAGAATGAACATGATATTTGGATTCTATGTTGCAAGATCTTTCGAATGGTACCGGTTTCATgcatttctggaaatttttgttGTTCTCCGCCGTGTGgatggccggagaagacgaccggctCCGCCGTCTGCAACTGGCTAGGGTTTATGTCCATGTGGCTTCCACGTTAGTGCTTGCGTGTGCGTTCTATTGGTTCTCCTTTGTTTGACCGTGCCACGCGCTTGTTGACCTGATGATGTAGCATGCCATCTCATTTAGtgaaacgttgcgtttcattTAGGTGATGTGTATGCCATGTGCACTGCTTACTTGTGCAATTGATTGGCTTGTGTTGCTTTGACTGCTTGCGTGTGTGTGTTGACCGCTGATTGTGCATGCCACGCATTTTAATGAAACGGCGTGATTTGGTTTTCAAATATGAGTCGTTGATGTGCATTTTCGCGCTAGATCAGACGGCTAGGAATAATTCTGGTTATTTTCAAATAATTGCTTTCCCTccatttctttttattatttcatattattttagtcatctttgaaaaatcattaaaaatagaaaaatactccaaattgactccaattttttttcatattcttgttttaatgtctagttttttaaAGGATTTATCtcatgatttgtttgtttctggatatttattttggaatttttgattgaaccttgtGCTATTTTGATATGTTGTGTTCATTGCATTGTGgaatcttcattgttgatccaattgatatgaatttttgcatgcttaatcttcactcatgatatgatttttgagaattggtttggaatttttctcatatgttatcactgtttttgacacatgaggatgtagtgtgacaatttgtgtcacattttttgcattgcatttgtgcatttttgtttacctatcatttaaacttttctggatttgatattttgcacattgcttgttcataacacgagaaacttgcataaaaaatttcatagccattgtatgcttttctgttttgatttggattttctaatttggatgtccattttaTGCTCATTTGTTGGTCTTTGCATAGCATGAACCATTTGATGCCTTTACGttttgaattgatgttggtcct encodes:
- the LOC127132242 gene encoding uncharacterized protein LOC127132242, whose translation is MGCVLGQHDESGRKEHAIYYLSKKFTDCETRYSLLKKTCCALAWVARRLRQYMLVHTTLLVSKMDPIKYIFEKPALTGRVARWKMILTEYDIQYTSQKAIKGSVLSDYLAQQPIEDYQPMKFEFPDEDIMFLKSKDCEEPIPEEGPDPESEWILMFDGAVNVNGSGVGVVLVMPKGSHIPFAAWLTFECTNNVAEYEACILGVEEAIDLRIKNLVIYGDSALVVNQVNGKWYTHQSHLIPYRDYTRRLLTFFTKVEIHHVPREENPLADALATLAALIKVQWWNQFPIVEVGRLDRPAYVFAVEAVHDDEKPWYYDIKLYLETQEYPKGASKKDRKTLGRLAMAFYLNKDGVLYKRKFDWVLLRCVDNKEASQLMKEVHEGSFGTHASGNAMVKKLLRAGYYWMTMEAQCFNFVRKCHKCQIYADKVHVPPNPLSLMSSPWPFAMWGIDMIGKIEPTASNGHRFILVAIDYFTKWVEAASYANVTKQVVARFLKRDIICRYGVPERIITDNGSNLNNKMMAELCQEFKIEHHNSSPYRPKMNGVVEAANKNIKKIVQKMVVTYKDWHEMLSFALHGYRTSVRTSTGATPFSLVYGMEAVLPVEVQIPSLRVLMDVKLEEAEWVRTRYEELSLIEEKRLAAICHGQLYQQRMKCAFD